The Nicotiana sylvestris unplaced genomic scaffold, ASM39365v2 Un00081, whole genome shotgun sequence genome has a window encoding:
- the LOC104236913 gene encoding probable cysteine protease RD19D has protein sequence MEKGGGLSLTYALSVTILTCAFFLLSFQHAAAIIPEDFKIRQVITDDQNYPTTTASAVNHQHNLLGTATEHKFKSFIQEYSKEYTTREEYIHRLGVFARNLLKAAEHQALDPTAVHGVTQFSDLTEEEFERMYMGVKVVDRATSLLGQGHAPPLEVKGLPESFDWREKGAVTEVKMQGTCGSCWAFSTTGSIEGANFIATGKLLNLSEQQLVDCDHTCDIKDKKACDSGCSGGLMTNAYKYLVEAGGIEEEDSYPYTGKRGDCKFNPDKVVVKVSNFTNIPIDEQQIAAYLVNHGPLAVGLNAVFMQTYIGGVSCPLICGKRWINHGVLLVGYGSKGFSILRLSNQPYWIIKNSWGKRWGEHGYYKLCRGHGMCGMNTMVSAVMTQTS, from the exons atggaaaaaggaggGGGTCTCAGTCTAACATACGCTTTGAGCGTTACAATTCTAACATGCGCATTTTTTCTCCTTTCATTCCAACATGCAGCAGCAATAATTCCAGAAGATTTCAAAATCCGGCAAGTGATCACCGACGACCAAAACTACCCAACAACCACAGCTTCCGCCGTTAACCACCAGCACAACCTCCTCGGCACCGCCACCGAGCACAAGTTCAAGTCATTCATACAAGAATACAGCAAAGAGTATACTACACGCGAGGAGTACATACACCGTCTCGGGGTTTTTGCTAGGAATCTCTTAAAGGCAGCTGAACATCAAGCTTTGGATCCTACGGCTGTTCATGGAGTTACTCAGTTCTCTGACCTAACGGAAGAGGAATTTGAGAGGATGTATATGGGCGTTAAAGTTGTTGACCGGGCGACTTCCTTGTTGGGGCAGGGACACGCGCCGCCGCTGGAAGTGAAGGGATTGCCGGAGAGTTTTGATTGGAGAGAGAAAGGTGCTGTAACTGAGGTCAAGATGCAG GGGACTTGCGGGTCGTGCTGGGCGTTTAGCACTACTGGATCCATTGAAGGAGCCAACTTCATTGCTACCGGCAAGCTTCTTAATCTTAGTGAACAACAGCTTGTAGATTGTGATCACACG TGCGACATAAAGGACAAAAAAGCTTGTGATTCCGGATGCTCGGGAGGCCTAATGACGAATGCTTACAAGTACTTAGTTGAGGCAGGAGGAATAGAAGAGGAAGATTCATATCCATATACTGGTAAACGTGGCGATTGCAAGTTTAATCCAGACAAAGTCGTCGTAAAAGTTTCAAATTTCACCAATATTCCCATCGATGAGCAACAAATCGCTGCTTATTTAGTCAATCATGGACCACTCGCAG TCGGGTTGAACGCGGTGTTTATGCAAACGTACATCGGAGGTGTATCGTGCCCGCTAATATGTGGAAAGAGGTGGATTAACCATGGCGTTTTACTAGTTGGTTATGGCTCGAAGGGGTTCTCGATTCTGAGGTTGAGCAACCAGCCATATTGGATCATAAAGAACTCGTGGGGAAAGCGATGGGGCGAACACGGCTACTACAAGCTTTGTAGAGGACATGGCATGTGTGGAATGAACACAATGGTTTCAGCTGTTATGACCCAAACCTCCTAA